The Gossypium hirsutum isolate 1008001.06 chromosome D02, Gossypium_hirsutum_v2.1, whole genome shotgun sequence region TGCCACCACGCGGTCCCAATCTTCTGGCTTCAAAGCAGAAGGCTTATCTCTCACTTCATAGGCTGTTACTACCCTATCTCTGTCCCTACTAAACTTCTTCTGCACAGTAACGCACTCCGGTCTTGCCCCTTTCATCTGTTTCACCTTCACATCAGTAGGCACAAAAACCCCATCTTCCAAAAACTCCTTCACATTATAAATAGTAATCAAAGTCTGGAAAGCACTCGGCACTAAAATGATAGGCACTCCTTCCCCAAGTTTGCTCCCTTTTAAATGCATTTTCGGCTTCGAATCAAATCCCATCATTTCATCTCCATAACTTAACCCCAATCCCCTCTCTTCAGCCCCCATTAATCTACTCTTAGCAACTAACCCATCTTTCCTCTGCTGAGACTCAAGTCTCTGCctttcttcttcccttttggtgGCTGCAACAAGAACACTATAAAAATCCTTATTTTTACATTCCAAAATCCCTTCTCTATCCTTCAATGGTTTCTCAACCGATCGAATTATTCCCATATAATCCACAGTTTCAGTCTCTTTATCTTTAATACTAAAATGGGCATCTCCTATTTCATCCAAAACAGCATCATTGGCATTACCTTTAGGTTTAGTACTATCCGGATCGAACCCAGATGGGTCAGGTCGAAACTCGTCAGGGAACTTAGGTGGATTCCAAACGATAGAGTCGGAAGTGGAGACTTTCCCGGTAAGGTAATCTAGGAGGGGTTTCCGGTCGGTGAAAGTGACGGCGGGGATACGGAGGGAGAGGGAGTTGTGCATGTACTCGGTGTGCCTGCGATGGTGATTTTGGATGTAGAAAACCAAGGTTTCAAGGTTGTAGAGGTTGCCTTGCTTGGAACGGTAGGCGGTTTCGGCGGAACATGGGAAGGAATACTCGGTGCCAAATCGGAACTCGTCGTTGACTCGGACGATTTTGTCGAGCTCACCTCGGATTGTGAAGTCGCGGAGGGCGGAAAGTGGGTCCATCGTGACGGATtcaaacaagaagaaaaaaaaaagaagggaaatttCTTACAGGTTCGATGATTCTAGCAGGCAAATACTTATGTTGTTTAATTGGATTTGGCGGTGATGAATTGTAGCTTGTGATCGTTGCTAAAGCTCTGAGCTTTGCGCCTGACTATTTTTTTCTGTTGTTTTCCGTTTTCTATTGGGATCTTGAGGGCATAGCTAAAGAAGGCAAGTGACCGGGTCCGGGTGCAGATTCGGGTTATATGATTAGAGTAGAGCTTTTTATGGGTTGGGTTGGTGGGTTCGGGTCAAgtctaaatattaatatattttatgtttatccAAATCGAAGTTTGTGGCTGTTCCTCTCAATaacattatttttaatgtttgaatttAGTCTGACCGTAGGAGTGTAATgtgtttaatgtttatattagaataaatttaaggGTGTAGCTACGGGGTTGGCAAGGGCTCGACCcctctaaaatgaatttttttttatttaggtcttttaaaattttttaattaataaagataaaattatactttggccccctaaaagtaataaaattttgatttaatcctttagaaattataaatatatattctattaaaattgtgaaattacatttttactatcgtaaaatttacaatttaatttcggccctctctaaaaaaaatttctacatTTACCTTtgaatagtattatatatttagtataggtttatttcttaaattagctttaaattacataatataaaatattataaactttaaaataagtCGGGCTAGGCAAGCTTGAGCtctattcatattttaaatgggcataatttttttttgtctaaacacATTTTTCGAGCTTAATATTTTGCCCAAATCAAATTTCGAATAAACATTCGAACCTAAGCAAAAAACCTAACCCACGAATAGGTCTAGATTaaagggttttaaaaaaaatttaaagacttTTTCCAGGATATTTGGACATATTATAATTGggtatattttgtttatttagaaaattaattatgatgaatttttatggaaacaaaatcgaaaatcgattggataatttatttatttaatgagGTCAAAAAGTCATATTCCAAAGGAAAACTCTACACAAAATCATGAATTTCATTAGAATAAATCggataattaaaaatcaaataatatgaaACTACTGACCAATTGAGCTAAATAATGCACAATTTCATTGTCAGAATAGCCCAATTGGGTTCAACTAAATACTTGAGGGCTCACATGGGTTTTAGTTCAAACACTTGTCGAGTTAATTGTACTTGAGCATCACCCAAAGCATACATTTGGTCCATTGGATCATTGTTTTAGCTTTGATGATCTTGGTTTCTACTAATCTGTGCCTCACAATCCAAATATGATTCTATAAACAATAACTAAAGAAATAGAGATTATGTCGTCCGAATCTTGCTATttgttagaaaaataaatacaGTAGTAAAATAAGAGGATTTGTAGGGGCGAGAGGCCAAGGGTCGTACTGCATAAGTTGAGTCAATATAAAACTATACTTCTActatttgattttgattagaaCAGAgtttttcaacccttaaatagatgtagtcaaaACTCCTCTTATTTCAttcgtttttcaacattagtgaaggGTTTCTATGTAAAATCGgtgtgttcttttttttcttattattttaagatCATTCTATCGTTATTATCGATGTTTAT contains the following coding sequences:
- the LOC107927745 gene encoding protein CDC73 homolog, which codes for MDPLSALRDFTIRGELDKIVRVNDEFRFGTEYSFPCSAETAYRSKQGNLYNLETLVFYIQNHHRRHTEYMHNSLSLRIPAVTFTDRKPLLDYLTGKVSTSDSIVWNPPKFPDEFRPDPSGFDPDSTKPKGNANDAVLDEIGDAHFSIKDKETETVDYMGIIRSVEKPLKDREGILECKNKDFYSVLVAATKREEERQRLESQQRKDGLVAKSRLMGAEERGLGLSYGDEMMGFDSKPKMHLKGSKLGEGVPIILVPSAFQTLITIYNVKEFLEDGVFVPTDVKVKQMKGARPECVTVQKKFSRDRDRVVTAYEVRDKPSALKPEDWDRVVAVFVLGKEWQFKDWPFKDHVEIFNKIIGFFMRFEDDSVESAKIVKQWNVKIISISKNKRHQDRAAALEVWDRLEEFVRGRSHS